In the Streptomyces sp. cg36 genome, one interval contains:
- a CDS encoding TMEM175 family protein encodes MSSQVPMEPISPARLQALSDGIIAIAATLLILEVKPPAADEAVWSGLWHEWPSLAAYGVTFLIIGIAWIHHHNLFHQVRRVDRSLLFLNIGMLATVSFLPLPTATLGNHLRGDDAGPAAVFYALSMLAASVWFTLFWHHLCRHPELLRPEARDQARSARRRSLLGPVGYTVAAAIAAVSPVGSLTVSAALVLYFITGRRAPTARTHLAQGPAGRSADSAGAGDSADAGRFD; translated from the coding sequence ATGTCCAGCCAGGTGCCGATGGAGCCGATCAGCCCGGCCCGCCTGCAAGCCCTCAGCGACGGCATCATCGCGATCGCCGCCACGCTGCTGATCCTCGAAGTGAAACCGCCCGCCGCCGACGAAGCGGTGTGGTCGGGACTGTGGCACGAGTGGCCCTCCCTGGCGGCCTACGGGGTGACGTTCCTGATCATCGGGATCGCCTGGATCCACCACCACAACCTCTTCCACCAGGTGCGCCGGGTGGACCGGAGCCTGCTGTTCCTCAACATCGGCATGCTGGCCACCGTCTCGTTCCTGCCGCTGCCGACCGCCACCCTCGGCAACCACCTGCGCGGCGACGACGCGGGCCCGGCGGCCGTCTTCTACGCGCTGTCGATGCTGGCGGCGTCCGTGTGGTTCACCCTCTTCTGGCACCACCTGTGCCGCCACCCCGAGCTGCTGCGCCCCGAGGCGCGCGACCAGGCCCGCTCGGCCCGGCGGCGCTCCCTGCTCGGCCCGGTGGGATACACGGTGGCCGCGGCCATCGCCGCCGTGAGCCCGGTCGGTTCGCTGACCGTCAGCGCGGCCCTGGTCCTCTACTTCATCACGGGCCGCCGCGCGCCCACCGCCCGTACCCACCTCGCGCAGGGTCCGGCCGGGCGGTCCGCCGATTCCGCAGGAGCAGGCGATTCCGCAGACGCGGGGCGGTTTGATTGA
- a CDS encoding phosphoribosylanthranilate isomerase, with amino-acid sequence MSDLFVKICGLRTERDVDVAVAAGADAVGFVFAVSPRTVDTDTARRLALRVPEHVLTVGVFRGQHLAEVERLTGESGIRAVQLHGDEGPEYYETLRAPGRTLIRATATAAGQAPRCGELGEDLLLLDAPDPGSGKPWNWASPDFTAPTGRWLLAGGLHPGNVQRAVSATGAWGVDVSSGVEAERGVKSPELIRAFIEAARA; translated from the coding sequence ATGAGCGATCTCTTCGTCAAGATCTGCGGTCTGCGGACCGAGCGGGACGTCGACGTGGCCGTGGCGGCCGGGGCCGACGCCGTGGGCTTCGTCTTCGCGGTCAGCCCGCGCACGGTCGACACCGACACCGCCCGGCGTCTGGCGCTGCGCGTGCCCGAGCACGTCCTGACCGTCGGTGTCTTCCGAGGCCAGCACCTGGCGGAGGTGGAGCGCCTGACGGGGGAGAGCGGCATCCGCGCCGTACAGCTGCACGGGGACGAGGGACCGGAGTACTACGAGACCCTGCGGGCCCCCGGCCGTACCCTGATCCGCGCCACCGCCACCGCAGCCGGGCAGGCGCCCCGCTGCGGCGAGCTCGGCGAGGACCTGCTGCTGCTCGACGCGCCCGACCCCGGCTCGGGCAAGCCGTGGAACTGGGCCTCGCCCGACTTCACCGCCCCCACCGGCCGCTGGCTCCTCGCGGGCGGACTGCACCCCGGCAACGTCCAGCGGGCCGTCAGCGCCACCGGCGCCTGGGGCGTCGACGTCTCCAGCGGTGTCGAGGCCGAACGCGGAGTGAAGTCACCCGAGCTGATCCGTGCGTTCATCGAGGCGGCCCGGGCGTAG